TTACTCACGCAAAGCAGGCCAGCCTCGGGAAGCGATGTCCATCGGTCAGCACGATGCTACTGACAGGTCCCAGTCCAACTGCTTGGCTCCAAGCTGATGGTCAGCATTTTTATCCTTTCCTTTTCTACCCCATCCTCTTCTGCAGCTGCTGGTGGAACGCAGTCAGGCTTTCTTCTGAACATCCCACCTTGCCActtcctgctgcttctccttaTGTGAGTTAAGAGATGCTCTCCTGTTCACTTTGGAGTCTGAAAGAGATGAGAATTTTGGGATGTAGGTGAGCTTAGAAGAGACATAGGAAATACTAGAAAGAAATGTGCTGTGTTCACCCAAAATGATGGCCGCAAATGAGGCAAGGCGGGTGAGGAGCACACTGAGCCAAACTGCTCCAGGAGTCGGAGAGCTCTGGCTCAGAGCTGGGAGGACATGTTTCAACGCATGCGACGACCCCACAGACGGACCCAGCACCGGTGAAGAAAACAACTCCCCATCGTGGGAAGAAGCCACAAGCAACGGTGGTAGCCCTGGGGCTCGCCTCTTCCCATTGCTCCCTTCCTCCAGCACAGCCCAGGGACGCCACGGACACACAACCCCTGGAAACGAGGGTCCAAACGTACAGCTGgggtcctggagggcagagacaAGGGGCAGGACGGGGGTGCTGCACCCGGCAGCTGAGCTGGGCCTCTCCGCCGGCACACTGGTCCTGACGGGTGCGTGGGGACCCACCATTAAACAGGCAGAAAAGAGGGAAGCCAACATAAACTGGACATAGACCTTGGGGAGGCCAGCGCAAACCAGGATTAGACCCTGGGGGAGGCCCAGCACAACAGGCCTTGGGAGAGGCCAACATAAACCTGGTAAGAGGCATCAGGAGCGGCCAACATAAACCGGGCACAGACCTTGGGGAAAGCCAACGCAAACCAGGCAGCACCGGGGAGCTGCGGGAGGAGCCGATGCCAAAGGCACGGACTTTAGAGGAGGCCAACACAAACGAGGCAAAAACCTCACGGGGGAGGCTCCGCATAAGCCGGGCGTAAAGCTGGGGTTAGAGCCGACGTAAACCGGGGCAGAAACCAGGCCCGAACCCCGGGGGGAGGCCGGCGGGAGGCGGGTACGGACGTGGGGGCGCCCccgggggagccgcgggccggcggcgccgggatCCCCCAgggccggggcgccccgagcccgcagccggcggggccgcggggccgcagtgaaccgagccgaaccgagccgagccgagccgagccgggccgggccgggtcgagCCCCCCCTCGCGCGGGAGGCGGCGCCTCtccgggagggagggaaggagggaaggaggcgggcagggccgggccgggccgggccggcgctgccttccggggctcggcgcgggggcggccgcagcCGGCGGGATGCGCTCCgcggcgccgctgctgctgctgccgccggcctggctgctgctgctgccgctgctgctgccgccgctgctgctgccggccgcgcccggcgcccgcggcagccgcgagccgccgccgccgcccgccggcaaCGGGAGCCGCCTGCCCGccgagccgccggggccgccgggcaaCCACAGCGGCGCCCGGCTCAGCCCCGTGCCCGCGCTGCTCCGCGACCTCTCCGCGCTGAAGGCCGCCGTCATCGGGGCCTGCGCCCTCACGGCCGCGCTCATCGCCTGCCTCCTGCTGCGCGTCTTCAGGTAGGggccgccccggcagcgcccccgccgccgcaggtgccgcccgcgccgccgcggccgccgccgggcctcgCCAGCCGGCCCGAgcccgcccgcgcccgctccccgcctgcgccccttccttcccccgcctgcgccccttccttcccccgcctgcgccccttccttCCCCCGCCGCTCCCTCCTTCCCGGGCTCCGGCTCCTTAACAACGTGCCGCACGCAGGGCGCCGGAGCCGCGCTCCCGCGGGaaggggccgccgccggcccgagCGCGGCGCCCTGGCTCCGCCGCGGCTGGGAGCAGGTTTCCCGGCCGCTCCGGGCGACCTTCGAGGCGCCAgcggctccccgcgcccggcggctGCCCGTGCCCGGCGGGCGGCAGAGCCTTCCTCGCGCCtcgcgccgctgcccggcgccctCCCGCCTTCGCGCTGCCCGGAGGCCCAAGGGCCGCGCGGTCGCGGCTGTCGGGAAGGGACCGGCTGGGCAAGGGGACGCGGGGGAGCCTCGAGGGCCCGCTTGGCCTCCGGCTGAGGGGTCTCCTTGAAAACCAAGGGAAAGATATTAAAATCCTGCCGGCAATGGGGCCTTTCAGGGCTCTCCAGCGTTGGTGAGCAGGGAGCCCCATGCACAGATTCGGGATTCCAGGCTTTATTCAATTGCTCACCTATCAATATAATCTTTTTAAAGCCTGACCTGGGGGGTGAAACACCCTTTTGAAGACTTAAGCATTTCATCAAACTTCTGAGGAGTCGTAAAGGCTCCAGAATCCTCAAACTTAACAGATTTCCTTGAATATTCCTCTACTCTGCTTTAGAATAAACCACCAAAATACAGCAGGTTTCAGGTAACCTTTTTCAAGCATGACATGggatatatatgcatgtgtgcacagaTGGGATAACTCAGGTGTCTGTGGTGTAGTACCTCATGCTGGGTGTGGGagacaatcttttttttccttttaattaagcTGAAGCAGATAGACTTGGCTCAAGGAGATGCAACAGAATCCAAAGCAGATGTCATTTTAGACCACAGCAGTACTTTGAGTGGAACCACACTTGGTGCTGTAGGACCAAACTTCTTGACGTTTCAGATGGGTTGATTGCTGATGGATGCAACTTCCCACTCCCAccacaaaagggggaaaaaaatcccaatagCTTGTGGAGCTGAGAGAAGTGCTGGTGACCAGCAGGCAGCCTGGAAGAGGTCTCCATCGGCTTGGTGGGCTGGTCGTATCTTCTCCATTCAGTGCGGCAGAGCCGCAGCAGGCCTACGCGTTCTGCAGGCCCTTAGCCTTTAGCGGTATGCTAAAGCGGGTTGGTGCTGGTGTGCGCTTCAAGTTACGCTGGCAGC
This Apteryx mantelli isolate bAptMan1 chromosome 15, bAptMan1.hap1, whole genome shotgun sequence DNA region includes the following protein-coding sequences:
- the FAM174B gene encoding membrane protein FAM174B; its protein translation is MRSAAPLLLLPPAWLLLLPLLLPPLLLPAAPGARGSREPPPPPAGNGSRLPAEPPGPPGNHSGARLSPVPALLRDLSALKAAVIGACALTAALIACLLLRVFRSGKRIKKTRKYDIITTPAERVEMAPLNEEDDEDEDSTVFDVKYR